The genomic DNA AAAACCCTATTGGGACAGTGCTTTATATCTACCCGCTGAAAGGGAGGTAATGTTGTCATACGATAAAATACCAGCCCATGTGGGAGTGATAATGGACGGCAACGGAAGATGGGCAGAGGTGCGCGGTTTTCCCCGGATAGAGGGGCACAGAAGGGGAGCAGAGAGGGCCAGGGAGATTATTACAGCGGCAATTGAGGCGGGAGTCAGGGTGTTAACCCTTTATACCTTTTCCCTTGAAAACTGGCAAAGGCCCAAAGACGAAGTTACGACGCTGATGAAGATTCTTGAGATATATCTGCGGAATGAATTCAATGAATTTATGGATAAGAAGATTGTCTTCAAAACCATAGGAGAGGTATGGAGGCTGCCGGAAAATGTGCAGGAGCTTATTGCTGAGACAGAGATGAGAACAGCAGCCAACACAGGTATGACGCTGGTGGCGGCATTGAGCTATGGAGGGAGAAACGAGATTATCAGAGCAGTAAAGAAAATTGTTTCTGCAAAAATAAACCCCGATGATATCACAGAAGAGTTTTTTGAATCCTTCCTTGACACTTCAGGCATCCCTTCACCCGACCTTATAATAAGAACGAGCGGCGAAAGGCGCGTGAGTAATTTCCTCCTATGGCAGGGCGCGTATTCTGAATTTTATTTCACAGAGACCCTCTGGCCTGATTTTACAAAGGATGAGTTTCTGATTGCGCTTCATGATTACCAAACGAGGGAGAGGAGATTCGGCGCTGTCCCTGTGAGGGTGAAGCCCTGATATGCATTTAAAGAGACTGATTATCGCCGCGATTTTACTGCCTCTCATTTATTTCTATATCACAAAACTGCCGGCTGAGTATTTTCTTTTTCTTCTTGTGATTGCCGCTGCCGCTGCGCAGTATGAATTTTATTCAATGTATAATGTTAAGGGGCTACCGAGGTATTCCGGTATAATTATGGGGATATTAATGTTGTTCACAGTTCACAGTTCACAGTTCACAGTCCCTGCCTTATTCATTATAGTTGCCTGTATAAGACTTTTTTCCAAAAAAAATCCCCTATCTGCACTCCATGATATAGCCCCTGTAATTATTGCCATTATATATATTCCTGGACTGCTTGGGTATCAGCTTTATCTCAGGGAAAACGGCTCTGAGTGGATAATATTCCTTTACGGGTGTGTGTGGGCGTCAGACAGTCTGGCTTATTATATAGGCAAGGGCATCGGCAAAAGGAAACTATACGAAGAGATAAGCCCGAACAAGACAATTGCAGGAGCTGTGGGCTCAATAGCAGGAGGCATGGCCGGTGCAGTTATCCTTAAAATTACGCTTGTAAATTATATTTCATTGTCTTTGATGCAAGCGGCTGTTCTGGGGATGATTATAGGGATGGTGACTATCATAGGCGACCTTGCAGAGTCAATGTTCAAGCGTGACGCAGGCGTAAAAGACTCAAGCAGCATAGTGCCTGGGCACGGCGGCATACTGGATAAGATTGACAGCGTTCTCTTTGCAGGGCCTGTGCTGTATTGGATTTCTATAACATTCGGCTTAATAAAATGAAACATGTAACGATTTTAGGCTCGACAGGCTCCATAGGGCGAAGCGCGCTTGAAGTAATCTCAAGATGCCGTGACAGGTTTAAGGTTGTCGGGCTGACCGCTAAAAATAATATAGGGTTGCTTGAAGAACAGATTAAGGTATTTAATCCTGAGATTGCGGCAGTGGCTGATGAGACATGCGCTTTGGAACTCAGAAAGAAACTCGGGATAAGGGTGCTTTCAGGCGACAGCGGCATTGCAGAGGTTGCATCGTACAATAAAGCTGATTTTGTTCTTTCAGCAATAATCGGATTCGCAGGTCTTTTTCCGACACTGTTTGCTGTAAGGGCAGGAAAGACAATTGGACTTGCCAACAAGGAATCGCTTGTAGTCGCTGGCGAAATAGTTATGAAAAATGCGGTAAAGTCCGGCGCAAAGATAATCCCCGTTGACAGCGAGCACAGTGCGATATTCCAGTGTATGGAGGGGCGGAGCAGGGAATCTGTAAAGAGGATAGTGATTACAGCATCGGGAGGCCCGTTTCTCGGTAAAAGCAGTAGCGAGTTGAAGAAGGTTACGATAGAAGACGCGCTGAAACATCCTAACTGGGATATGGGAAAGAAAATCACGATAGACTCTGCGACATTGATGAATAAAGGGCTTGAAGTTATAGAGGCGCACCGCCTCTTTGGGTTCTCCCATGATATGATAGATGTGCTTATACATCCGCAGAGCATAATTCACTCAATGATTGAACTCAGGGACAGGAGCTGTATAGCACAGCTCTCTGTGCCTGACATGAAGGGCCCTATAGCTTATGCCCTTACATATCCTGAGAGGCTTGATGACCCCATGCCATTTCTTGACCTGAGCGCTGTCGGCAAACTCACATTCGAGAAACCTGACACGGAATGCTTTCCCTGTCTTCTATATGCTTATGAGGCAATGAAGGAGGGAGGCACAATGCCTGCCGTGCTTAATGCCGCGAATGAAATCGCGGTGGCTGCCTTCATGCAAAGGGAGATAGGTTTTAATGATATCCCTGTTGTCATTAAGAATACGATGCAGCTGCATGATAGAAAACCAGCCTTAGAGATTGATGCAGTTGTTGAGGCTGACAGGTGGGCAAGGGAAAAGGCAAGGGAAATAATAAAGTCAAAATAGTTTGTCATTCCCGCAGTCAGTAAGCGGGAATCCAGACAGTTAAGGAACTGGATGCCCGACTAAAAACTACGGGCATGACGGATAAAGTTTTACGTGGCTTTACTTATGGTCTTATTAGTGAATAAAGTTAAAAATTAAAAGTTGAGGAGATAGAAGATGACATTTCTTTCGGCGATAGTATTATTGGGCATTCTGATATTTGTGCATGAACTCGGGCATTTTCTTTTTGCCAAGAAGCTTGGTGTGAGGGTGCTTAAGTTTTCTTTGGGTTTCGGCCCTAAACTCATTGGCAGAAAATACGGAGACACGGAATATCTTGTTTCTGCAGTTCCGCTTGGCGGATACGTGAAGATGCTGGGAGAAGAGCCCGGCGACGAACTGAAAGAAGAAGATAAACCGTTTGCATATAATTACCAGCCTGTATGGAAAAGATTTCTGATAGTTTTTTCAGGCCCTGTATTTAATCTGTTTTTTGCTGCTGCTATCTTCTTTGTCGTATTTCTGTCAGGCGTCCCTGTACCCAAGCCTTATGTCGGGAAAGTCTTGGATAATTCTCCTGCTGCTGCGGCTGGACTCATGACCGGCGACAGGATTGCGGCAATTAACGGCAAGACAGTCTCCGGATGGGATGACATCGATGTTCCTGTAAATGAAAGCCGCGGTGAGAGGTTGTTTTTCAAAATAGAAAGAGAAGGAAAAATTATTGAGCTTACCGTAACTCCTGAAAAGAAAACAGGGAAAAACATATTCGGTGAAAATACAGAAGTTATGGATATTGGTATTATGCCTCTCTTGTATCCCGAGGTTGGCGAGGTAATTAAAAACGCTGTTGCTGAAAAAGCCGGCATAAAGAAAGGCGACAGAATCGTGGAGATAGAAGGCGCTCCCATTCAAACGTGGCATGATATGACGGCAATCATACATGGAAGCCCTGAGAAACCGCTGAGACTTAAAATAAAGCGAGATGAAAATTTTCTGGAATTGACTGTAACCCCTGAAAAAAAGACTTTTAAGTATCCTGACGGCACTGAGAAACATATCGGGCTCATAGGCATAGGTCCGGCAGGCAACAATGTAATAAAAAAATATAATCTTCTTAAGGCGGCGTCATTGGGGGTTAAGAGAACATGGGATATGGTTGTGCTCACGGTTGTTGGAATTATTAAGCTCATACAGAGGATTATTCCGGCTGACACATTGGGCGGGCCTATAATGATATTCCAGATGGCCGGACAGCAGGCATCACTTGGAGTCATGAACTTTTTGGTATTTATGGCTGTGATAAGTATAAATCTTGGCGTGCTTAATCTTTTGCCAATCCCTATCCTTGACGGAGGGCATATACTGTTTCTCGGCATCGAAGCCGTAAGGCGGAAACCATTGAGCGAAAAAGTAATGATGATAGCCCAGAGAATCGGACTTGCAATAATTATCACATTGATGGTTTTTGCTTTTTATAATGATATAATGAGGTTTATCAGCGGTAAAACAATCTCTTAAAGTGGCGAGAATTACAGATGAAACACACATGCCTCAAAGAGATACAAAGGGCAATGGACATGTCATTGCGAGGAGTCCCGAAAGACTTCGGGACGACGTGGCAATCTTTAAAGGCGAGATTGCTTCGTCTTCGGTTCGCAATGACAGAATAGAGGTATTTTCGGGTGAAAAAGATACTAAACTGGAATGAACTAAAGGCAGAACTTGACAACCTCAAGACTAAAGGCAAAAAGGTTGTCTTTACCAACGGCTGCTTTGACATTATTCATGCAGGTCATGTGAGGTATCTCAGAGAGGCGATGAAGCTCGGAGATGTGCTTGTCATTGGTTTGAACTCGGATAAATCTGTTTCTAAGATAAAACCCGGAAGGCCTGT from Nitrospirota bacterium includes the following:
- the rseP gene encoding RIP metalloprotease RseP codes for the protein MTFLSAIVLLGILIFVHELGHFLFAKKLGVRVLKFSLGFGPKLIGRKYGDTEYLVSAVPLGGYVKMLGEEPGDELKEEDKPFAYNYQPVWKRFLIVFSGPVFNLFFAAAIFFVVFLSGVPVPKPYVGKVLDNSPAAAAGLMTGDRIAAINGKTVSGWDDIDVPVNESRGERLFFKIEREGKIIELTVTPEKKTGKNIFGENTEVMDIGIMPLLYPEVGEVIKNAVAEKAGIKKGDRIVEIEGAPIQTWHDMTAIIHGSPEKPLRLKIKRDENFLELTVTPEKKTFKYPDGTEKHIGLIGIGPAGNNVIKKYNLLKAASLGVKRTWDMVVLTVVGIIKLIQRIIPADTLGGPIMIFQMAGQQASLGVMNFLVFMAVISINLGVLNLLPIPILDGGHILFLGIEAVRRKPLSEKVMMIAQRIGLAIIITLMVFAFYNDIMRFISGKTIS
- a CDS encoding phosphatidate cytidylyltransferase, translated to MHLKRLIIAAILLPLIYFYITKLPAEYFLFLLVIAAAAAQYEFYSMYNVKGLPRYSGIIMGILMLFTVHSSQFTVPALFIIVACIRLFSKKNPLSALHDIAPVIIAIIYIPGLLGYQLYLRENGSEWIIFLYGCVWASDSLAYYIGKGIGKRKLYEEISPNKTIAGAVGSIAGGMAGAVILKITLVNYISLSLMQAAVLGMIIGMVTIIGDLAESMFKRDAGVKDSSSIVPGHGGILDKIDSVLFAGPVLYWISITFGLIK
- a CDS encoding 1-deoxy-D-xylulose-5-phosphate reductoisomerase, which translates into the protein MKHVTILGSTGSIGRSALEVISRCRDRFKVVGLTAKNNIGLLEEQIKVFNPEIAAVADETCALELRKKLGIRVLSGDSGIAEVASYNKADFVLSAIIGFAGLFPTLFAVRAGKTIGLANKESLVVAGEIVMKNAVKSGAKIIPVDSEHSAIFQCMEGRSRESVKRIVITASGGPFLGKSSSELKKVTIEDALKHPNWDMGKKITIDSATLMNKGLEVIEAHRLFGFSHDMIDVLIHPQSIIHSMIELRDRSCIAQLSVPDMKGPIAYALTYPERLDDPMPFLDLSAVGKLTFEKPDTECFPCLLYAYEAMKEGGTMPAVLNAANEIAVAAFMQREIGFNDIPVVIKNTMQLHDRKPALEIDAVVEADRWAREKAREIIKSK
- a CDS encoding isoprenyl transferase, yielding MLSYDKIPAHVGVIMDGNGRWAEVRGFPRIEGHRRGAERAREIITAAIEAGVRVLTLYTFSLENWQRPKDEVTTLMKILEIYLRNEFNEFMDKKIVFKTIGEVWRLPENVQELIAETEMRTAANTGMTLVAALSYGGRNEIIRAVKKIVSAKINPDDITEEFFESFLDTSGIPSPDLIIRTSGERRVSNFLLWQGAYSEFYFTETLWPDFTKDEFLIALHDYQTRERRFGAVPVRVKP